The Kazachstania africana CBS 2517 chromosome 8, complete genome genome contains a region encoding:
- the POL12 gene encoding DNA-directed DNA polymerase alpha subunit POL12 (similar to Saccharomyces cerevisiae POL12 (YBL035C); ancestral locus Anc_3.322), producing MVSIINDENNEIVSRFGPDANNPDILSHLENLSKLFAITSEDLYIKWEQFSYQTLNNETSLSMRNLTQFKSFLQAQIEKQANAAVGNLSNSTTSNTSNSVPTAKKPKNIRPLTANSSLFGFNIPKTPILTKKRKIESIDGNDSKNIKLEFSQDENNSMNSEVSIKNEISTGTPIPKRSVTLKQESGKIIDSLNPQNLEISAGYHSEGKSSNDDQTVSKVRIQPIYDPIKYKFRTMRQNLIEVSDVLDEQIEIFTKLIMESFKLPPSDFADPTVQSQSSVYCVGRIVPDTITSEGFLNPESLSLETSRVSGIGRRVRLDLSNIEETSLFAGQIVGLRGKNANGDSFSVEEILELPYPEFPVSTEEELLEYKTLLDNKSEKILVTSGPYIPDNNFDLSHLEEFVERVNQEIKPHIIIMFGPFIDVTNPIIMAGNIPHFQNLKQQPRTLNELFTKLITPILKKINPSTQVILIPSTKDALSQHASYPQDSFDRRILQLPKNFKCFTNPSTFQLNETFFSCSNVDIFKDMKEVTKGGKTSMSNRFDRISTHLLQQRRFYPVFPGSIKSMTIPDPNTKDTKSYKHVSGADLEVSYLGLTEFIGNLASDILIIPSEMHAFARCVKNVIFINPGKFIRMKGGRGTYAQISINCPDLNNDDFTKIDGDESVYLHNIWKRSRIDIVNN from the coding sequence ATGGTTAGCATAATTAATGacgaaaataatgaaattgtaaGCAGGTTCGGGCCTGATGCTAATAACCCTGATATCCTCTCACatctagaaaatttatcgAAACTATTTGCCATTACCTCTGAAGACTTATACATCAAATGGGAACAATTTTCTTACCAAACgttaaataatgaaactAGTCTTTCTATGAGGAACTTAACCCAATTCAAGAGCTTTTTACAAGCACAAATTGAGAAGCAAGCCAACGCTGCGGTGGGTAACCTATCAAACTCAACTACTAGCAATACTAGCAATTCAGTTCCCACAGCCAAGAAACCCAAGAATATTAGACCATTAACTGCGAACTCCTCCTTATTTGGATTCAATATTCCTAAAACTCCCATTTTGACTAAAAAGCGTAAAATTGAGAGTATCGATGGCAATGACtctaaaaatattaaattaGAATTTAGTCaggatgaaaataattcaatgaaCAGTGAAGtctcaataaaaaatgaaatttctaCTGGCACACCAATTCCTAAAAGATCTGTTACTTTAAAACAAGAATCTGGTAAAATTATTGACTCTTTGAACCCTCAAAACTTGGAAATATCTGCAGGTTATCATTCGGAAGGTAAATCCTCAAATGATGATCAAACTGTATCAAAAGTCAGAATACAACCAATATATGATCCTATAAAATACAAATTCAGAACTATGAGGCAAAATCTGATCGAAGTATCCGATGTATTGGATGAACAAATCGaaatttttaccaaattaATTATGGAAAGCTTCAAATTGCCTCCCTCTGACTTTGCTGACCCAACAGTCCAGTCTCAATCATCTGTATATTGCGTGGGTAGGATTGTTCCCGATACAATTACTAGTGAAGGTTTTTTAAATCCCGAATCTTTGTCCTTAGAGACATCTCGAGTTAGTGGTATCGGTAGAAGAGTTAGACTAGATTTAAGCAACATAGAAGAAACGTCACTTTTTGCTGGCCAAATTGTTGGTTTAAGAGGTAAAAACGCTAATGGCGACTCTTTTTCTGTAGAGGAGATACTGGAATTACCATACCCCGAATTCCCAGTCTCGACAGAAGAGGAACTTCTAGAATATAAAACTCTCTTAGACAATAAGTCAGAAAAAATCTTAGTAACCAGTGGACCATACATTCCGGATAATAACTTTGACCTTTCTCACCTAGAGGAATTCGTTGAAAGAGTGAACCAAGAAATTAAACCACACATTATAATCATGTTTGGACCATTTATCGATGTAACAAATCCGATAATAATGGCAGGGAATATACCACATTTCCAGAACCTAAAACAGCAACCAAGGACACTGAACGAACtctttacaaaattgatcacaccaatattgaaaaagatcaatCCGTCCACTCAAGTTATATTGATTCCTTCAACTAAGGACGCGTTATCACAACATGCATCATATCCGCAAGACTCATTCGATAGAAGAATTTTACAActaccaaaaaatttcaaatgctTCACTAATCCATCAACTTTTCAGTTGAACGAAACTTTCTTTAGTTGCTCAAATGTGGATATTTTTAAGGATATGAAGGAAGTCACTAAAGGTGGTAAAACCTCCATGTCCAATAGGTTTGATAGAATTTCTACACATCTTCTGCAGCAACGTCGTTTCTATCCCGTATTTCCGGGTTCAATCAAGAGTATGACCATTCCAGATCCAAACACGAAGGACACGAAGTCATATAAACATGTTTCAGGTGCCGACTTGGAAGTTTCCTACCTTGGCCTAACGGAATTCATTGGAAACCTGGCGTCGGACATTTTAATCATACCAAGCGAAATGCACGCATTTGCTAGGTGTGTCAAGAATGTCATATTTATTAATCCTGGCAAATTTATAAGAATGAAAGGTGGCAGAGGAACTTATGCGCAGATAAGTATCAATTGCCCTGACcttaataatgatgattttacCAAGATTGATGGCGATGAATCCGTCTACCTACACAATATATGGAAGCGTTCGAGGATAGATATAGTAAataattga
- the STU1 gene encoding Stu1p (similar to Saccharomyces cerevisiae STU1 (YBL034C); ancestral locus Anc_3.321) has translation MSTDNQFSSLYKIFSDDSIPIDQKSQLLTKFKGHVKKDYININNFQIYLDTLLLIPQKYPNFTDLIVLSYSTLCYLIKRLIIQSPDIILSDDIMDKLLNYFITNNNQFQKINKLWSLAIKTLESINQLNPIILSNHLKNILINEINRDFNRIKFILLLLNELIELNKTNKDSILLNFIPSLTKLFNDNTLFEKNQLEIICHLINDIFKRNSTNLTTLQDFINGINDKEIKSNFISDNSDNNEGNNLITVFDLNFEFNTILNEFKLPKLSNIDQIATGNDNSLIYHSLNQLNNDLTNLLLPFQTLKETEQNWKSRQSNIITIRKKFLINQKLILENKFEFISILKNLQFIDCISKTALSLRTTLSLNTCQLIKDLLTIIGDDLTISILDQLFLILKNLLSSTKKISSQVSLHILLIMFINIDFHNKLFQQCFLLISEKTIIPRNTSAILLKIFVLKFHGTNKFDNNLIYVEEWLKKGLTDAQTVVRESMRSTFWYFYKVYPTNAKNLINNSLNNNQLRKSIELSIPNHLNISYERITINSNDSSRRSSLLNSNFQIKKKFPNYAQPTHSSANNLRSVSEFSLRNNKDVADAHDNKRLKPNNEDRHTPKRKVSAPVATNFSNAGTYNNNNNYNSENFDLTDELTNPHSTSLINKYMDNHSNKTSDTKNNSQIETSEFDVNKIYASFDNDLNYKQSLQLLQNYLLQQHKNLKLDFSKISSPLRKIIIKHPLDFKQLLTITNFITSLSLSYIIELYSINNLDFMDLFSKLSLKNTQAIIDEIDKLLNELISIDNDQLISIYHMKHKFKIFNFIFEFLIALLKDSSNFEFNRILTSLFKIYGNEFENKLYFDVLFELYKRDQSVFAGTFMNFNLISTKLKIFNEFKLRDSNVNEDILNNNSSKIENDSSEDETEQDDLEMKRYMEMTMVNPFNPTKTINNNMMANDMTKTKLSDMTKVVSVYQDLSTMKGREVDYDEDETEVKNENENENNVNLSDIFNTEKENEHTVKFSNEPPKIIENNIFTSNENKQNRINNDVIEKEIIEQKKPLNSILHSTKKENPRTTFDILKEFPKDSSSFYELSILLSIYDRLDTTSQFNNMLKAFNRIKSLTFTIKHLNYLILPLITFVNENENLLLWLKENDGINEILRVCLILLKSTDENLLIPTNITKKLLILIQCLLIFNKKLENQFIISNGLLLEIWDQIFLMIDKLSDFNNEIYVTIIETRSIFIETDFFTSKTITKILQTIVMDPTYDDNDTKMQNIKTEDGYDDENIIINDKSKGLKETFLMNTIHEILRNKKSDMKFHHFQISEIVQTVAFFTNKKLNDWRYSSILVLVDSYKICQNMKDLGSQEINNIFSCLDANIFKLVKIMASNSN, from the coding sequence ATGTCGACCGATAATCAGTTCTCTTCCCTTTATAAGATATTCAGTGATGATTCCATTCCAATTGACCAAAAATCACAACTTCTGACCAAATTCAAAGGTCACGTCAAGAAAGACTAcatcaatatcaacaatttccaaatatatcTCGACACTTTACTGCTAATACCGCAAAAATATCCAAATTTTACTGATTTAATAGTACTTTCATATTCTACACTTTGCTATTTGATAAAGAGACTCATTATTCAGTCTCCAGATATCATCTTATCAGATGATATAATGgataaattattaaattatttcattacaaataataatcaatttcaaaaaattaataaattatgGTCATTAGCAATTAAAACTTTGGaatcaatcaatcaattaaatccaataattttatcaaatcatttgaaaaatatattaattaatgaaattaatcGTGATTTTAATCgtattaaattcattttattattattaaatgaattaattgaattaaATAAGACAAACAAAGATTCTATactattgaattttataccatctttaacaaaattattcaatgataatactttattcgaaaaaaatcaattagaaATCATCTGTCATCTAatcaatgatatttttaagagaaattcaacaaatttaaCTACATTACAAGATTTCATTAACGGTATTAAcgataaagaaattaaatcaaatttcatATCGGATAATAGcgataataatgaaggaAACAATCTTATCACGGTTTTTGActtgaattttgaattcaatacaattttaaatgaatttaaactaccaaaattatcaaatattgatcaAATTGCAACAGGTAACgataattcattaatttatcattcattaaatcaattaaataatgatttgacaaatttattattacctTTCCAAACATTGAAGGAAACTGAACAAAACTGGAAATCAAgacaatcaaatattataacgataaggaaaaaatttctcataaatcaaaaattaatattagaaaataaatttgaattcatttcgattttaaaaaatttacaattcattgattgtatttcaaaaactgCATTATCACTAAGAACAACTTTATCATTAAATACCTGCCAATTAATTAAAGATCTTTTAACAATTATTGGAGATGATTTgacaatatcaatattagatcagctttttcttatattaaaaaatttattatcttcaactaaaaaaatttcgtCTCAAGTATCTTTGCATATCTTATTAATAATGTTTATTAATATTGACTTccataataaattatttcaacAATGTTTCCTATTAATTAGTGAAAAAACCATCATACCAAGAAACACATCCGctattttattaaaaattttcgtaTTAAAATTCCATGGAACAAACAAATTcgataataatttgatttatgTGGAAGAATGGTTAAAGAAAGGTCTTACCGATGCCCAAACTGTCGTAAGAGAATCAATGAGATCAACTTTTTGGTACTTTTATAAAGTTTATCCAACAAATGCcaagaatttgattaataattcattgaataataatcaattaagaaaatcaattgaacTATCAATCCcaaatcatttaaatatCTCTTATGAAAGAATCacaataaattcaaatgacaGTTCCAGAAGATCAAGCCTGTTAAATAGTAATTTccaaataaagaaaaaatttccaaattatgCTCAGCCAACTCATTCATCAGCAAATAATTTAAGATCCGTAAGTGAGTTTTCATTAAGAAACAACAAAGATGTTGCTGATGCTCATGACAATAAACGTCTCAaaccaaataatgaagatagGCATACCCCAAAGAGAAAAGTAAGTGCACCGGTGGCCACGAATTTTAGCAATGCTGGTACGtataataacaacaataattataatAGTGAAAATTTCGATTTGACAGATGAATTGACAAACCCACATTCTACTTCATTAATCAATAAATACATGGATAATCATAGCAATAAAACCAGTGATACCAAGAACAACAGCCAAATAGAAACATCCGAATTTGAtgttaataaaatttatgCGTCATTTGATAACGATTTAAATTACAAGCAATCGTTACAGCTGCTGCAAAATTACTTATTGCAACAGCATAAAAACTTGAAGCTAGATTTTTCCAAGATTTCATCACCACTTagaaaaatcattattaaaCATCCATTAGATTTCAAACAATTGTTGACCATaacaaatttcattacATCCTTATCATTGAGTTACATCATTGAATTATATTCCATTAATAATTTGGATTTCATggatttattttcaaaattgtctTTAAAAAATACTCAAGctattattgatgaaatcgATAAATTGCTGAATGAATTAATATCAATCGATAACGatcaattaatttcaatatatcaTATGAAacataaattcaaaattttcaattttatctttgaatttttgatcgcattattgaaagatagttcaaattttgaattcaatagAATCTTAACatcattattcaaaatttatgggaatgaatttgaaaataaattgtatTTCGATGTCTTATTCGAATTGTATAAAAGGGATCAATCAGTGTTCGCTGGCACTTTtatgaatttcaatttaatttcaacgaaactaaaaattttcaatgaattcaagTTAAGAGATTCTAATGTGAATGAAGATATTCTAAATAacaattcttcaaaaattgaaaatgactCTAGTGAAGATGAAACTGAGCAAGATGATTTAGAAATGAAAAGGTATATGGAAATGACAATGGTCAATCCCTTCAACCCAACCAAGacaatcaataataacatgATGGCTAACGATATGACTAAAACAAAGCTATCGGATATGACGAAAGTCGTAAGTGTTTATCAAGACTTGTCAACAATGAAAGGTCGTGAAGTTGActatgatgaagatgaaactgaagttaaaaatgaaaatgaaaatgaaaataacgTTAATCTTAGcgatattttcaatactgaaaaggaaaatgaacATACAGTTAAGTTTAGTAATGAGCCACctaaaattattgaaaataatattttcacttccaatgaaaataaacaaaatcGTATAAACAATGATGtcattgaaaaggaaattattgaacaGAAGAAACCATTAAACTCAATTTTACATTCTacgaagaaagaaaatccaaGAACAACTTTTGATATCTTAAAAGAATTCCCAAAAGATTCATCAAGCTTCTATgaactttcaattttattatcaatCTATGATAGACTTGATACCACCTctcaattcaataatatgtTGAAAGCATTTAATAGAATAAAGAGTTTGACGTTCACTATAAAACATTTAAATTATCTGATATTACCATTAATTACCTttgttaatgaaaatgaaaatttattattatggctcaaagaaaatgatggaattaatgaaattttgagagTTTGTTTGATATTACTAAAATCTACAGACGAGAATTTACTGATTCCAACAAATATAACAAAAAAGTTATTAATTCTAATCCAATGTCTCTTAATATTCAATAAGAAGTTAGAAAaccaatttattatttcaaatggcttattattagaaatttgggaccaaatatttttaatgattGACAAATTATCTGATTTTAATAACGAAATTTATGTTACAATAATTGAAACAAGATCAATCTTCATTGAAACCGATTTTTTCACTTCCAAAACGATAACTAAGATCTTACAAACAATAGTAATGGATCCAACTTacgatgataatgatacGAAAATGCAAAATATCAAGACTGAAGATGGttatgatgatgaaaatatcattattaatgataaatcaaaaGGTTTGAAGGAaacatttttgatgaaCACAATTCACGAAATTCtcagaaacaaaaaatcaGATATGAAGTTCCATCACTTCCAAATATCGGAAATCGTTCAGACTGTAGCTTTTTtcacaaataaaaaattgaatgattgGAGATATAGTAGTATTCTTGTATTAGTGGACTCGTACAAAATTTGCCAAAATATGAAAGATTTGGGTAGTCAAGAAATCAATAACATATTCAGTTGCCTAGATGccaatattttcaagttgGTCAAGATAATGGCTTCCAATTCAAACTAA
- the KAFR0H01140 gene encoding uncharacterized protein (similar to Saccharomyces cerevisiae YBR085C-A; ancestral locus Anc_3.320), whose amino-acid sequence MSNDILNINTIESYQNFISNLSDNDRRSINTVLNDGSSYIVRNDQIVANLNDNVRKYLLKLNT is encoded by the coding sequence ATGTCAAACGATATCTTAAATATTAACACCATTGAAAGTtaccaaaattttatttccaATTTAAGCGATAACGATAGAAGATCTATAAACACTGTTTTAAATGACGGATCTAGTTATATTGTCAGAAATGATCAAATCGTCGCTAATTTAAATGACAATGTGAGAAAATATTTACTCAAATTGAATACTTAG
- the RIB1 gene encoding GTP cyclohydrolase II (similar to Saccharomyces cerevisiae RIB1 (YBL033C); ancestral locus Anc_3.319), translating into MTADLPIVKCVARARIPTTQGPEIFLHLYSNNVDNKEHLAIVFGEDIRSRSLFARRPNESQTDRMIRGAYVGKLYPGRTEADFDDRLGLQLKFASDGTLIVEDKTTWNGVTNDTLVRIHSECYTGENAWSARCDCGEQFDRAGKLIASDEEIETGIKGGSGHGVIVYLRQEGRGIGLGEKLKAYNLQDLGADTVQANLMLKHPADARDFSIGKSILMDLGINNVRLLTNNPDKIEQVEYTPYIKCVERVPMVPIHWTNENKGIDSVEIEGYLRTKIERMGHLLQKPIKLHANENVTTI; encoded by the coding sequence ATGACCGCTGATTTACCTATCGTTAAGTGTGTAGCTAGGGCTCGTATACCTACTACTCAAGGtcctgaaatttttttgcatttATATTCTAATAACGTCGATAATAAAGAACATCTGGCCATTGTATTTGGTGAAGATATCAGATCAAGGTCGTTATTTGCTAGGAGACCAAATGAATCCCAAACTGATAGAATGATTAGAGGTGCATATGTAGGGAAATTGTATCCCGGTAGAACCGAGGcagattttgatgatagATTGGGTctacaattgaaatttgcTAGTGATGGTACACTAATAGTTGAAGACAAAACTACATGGAATGGTGTCACTAATGATACTTTGGTAAGGATCCATAGTGAATGTTACACAGGTGAAAATGCATGGAGTGCAAGATGTGATTGTGGTGAACAATTCGATAGAGCAGGTAAATTGATCGCTAGTGacgaagaaattgaaaccGGCATCAAAGGTGGTTCTGGCCATGGTGTCATTGTCTATCTAAGACAAGAAGGTAGAGGTATTGGCCTGggtgaaaaattaaaggcctataatttacaagatttaGGTGCTGATACTGTACAAGCCAATTTAATGTTAAAACATCCTGCTGATGCCAGAGATTTTTCTATCGGTAAATCTATACTGATGGATCTAGGAATCAATAACGTTAGGCTGTTGACTAACAATCCAGACAAGATCGAACAAGTAGAATACACTCCATACATCAAATGTGTGGAAAGAGTACCCATGGTACCAATACATTGGACGAACGAAAATAAAGGTATAGATTCTGTGGAAATCGAAGGATATCTAAGGACGAAGATTGAAAGAATGGGCCATCTCTTACAAAAACCGATCAAATTACATGCTAATGAAAATGTCACTActatataa
- the HEK2 gene encoding Hek2p (similar to Saccharomyces cerevisiae HEK2 (YBL032W); ancestral locus Anc_3.318), which yields MNTNPTFFSSEPPQQQLQQQQQQQQQQQQAGNNASIDFQPIINHRILISLQQASKIIGIKGTTISTIRTTNNVKIGISNKVSGCSDRILSCSGNVINVANALGDIVDLLNRDKTSEPMKYHFHFLNNILPPPSLDEIKDLDQLNKIGNLKLIILNSQLSSIIGKGGSKIKSLISKHGVKLVASKDFLPDSNERILELQGFPGAITNTIIDINEILINDVDINFINEKRYFPHLKTSQDDNEVKTTVLIPENYVGAIIGKQNNRIINLKKYTKTRIIITNNDSSPSSLAATTGNDDEYEQPSENYRSFTIIGSNDKNVKLAESMLLKNLETEIQRRQLRLTEQEHQNNEEPSDFDTEENE from the coding sequence ATGAACACTAATCCTACTTTCTTCAGCAGTGAACCTCCACAACAACAACtgcaacaacaacaacaacaacaacaacaacaacaacaggCTGGAAATAACGCCTCAATCGATTTTCAACCGATAATCAATCATAGGATATTAATCTCGCTACAACAAGCTTCCAAAATTATCGGTATCAAAGGTACTACCATCTCCACCATTAGAACTACAAACAATGTCAAAATAGGAATCTCTAACAAAGTATCTGGTTGTTCCGATAGAATTCTCTCGTGTTCAGGTAACGTTATTAATGTGGCAAATGCTCTTGGTGATATTGTTGACCTTTTAAACAGAGACAAGACAAGTGAACCAATGAAATAtcatttccattttttgaataatatacTACCACCACCTTCATtggatgaaattaaagatcTGGatcaattaaataaaattggtAACCTAAAATTAATCATTTTAAATTCACAATTATCTTCAATCATCGGTAAAGGAGGTAGTAAGATAAAATcgttaatttcaaaacatgGTGTCAAACTTGTCGcatcaaaagatttcttacctgattcaaatgaaagaatTCTGGAATTACAAGGTTTCCCAGGTGCAATTACAAATACAATAATtgatatcaatgaaatcTTAATTAATGACGTcgatatcaatttcatcaatgaaaaacGTTATTTCCCACATTTGAAAACTTCTcaagatgataatgaagtcAAAACTACCGTATTAATTCCAGAAAATTACGTTGGTGCAATCATCGgtaaacaaaataatagaattattaatttgaaaaaatatacaaagaCAAGAATAATTATAACGAACAATGACTCTTCTCCTTCCTCATTAGCTGCTACAACGGGCAATGATGACGAATATGAACAACCAAGTGAAAATTATAGGTCATTTACAATCATAGGTAGTAATGACAAAAATGTTAAATTAGCAGAATCAatgcttttgaaaaatttagaaactGAAATTCAAAGACGCCAATTGAGGCTAACTGAACAGGAacatcaaaataatgaagaaccTTCAGATTTTGAcactgaagaaaatgaatag
- the SHE1 gene encoding She1p (similar to Saccharomyces cerevisiae SHE1 (YBL031W); ancestral locus Anc_3.317), with translation MVIQVQSNNDIVTTSHDTMALFSLNEESVTSTSETLIDNLGVSKKLGNSVLNELDSRTTEKLDELKETHTTLAPKEDTNETSFEQYFGIKHNLQFNRMDSIGHHYMNNIPKTPTKKNLTDQQLQSESIKRQRVEQNSMVKNTPVTEITRRIRRLRIRNSIANNNNSNGNSNINSVRNTPLSKPKPMQPPSFLRPTLNSLNKIKESSRSTSTFDLSRQKSTTTKTLNTNSKSKPATTTTYRSTSGLPKSSSVAVFDRLYKQSTVSRLTSMNNLNDNIKTNAKSVIPPPTTRSKIQFGRSKTSSSLSSNLKDSSSSSRPAWR, from the coding sequence ATGGTTATACAGGTACAAAGCAACAATGATATCGTGACCACTAGTCATGATACAATGGCACTATTCTCACTCAATGAAGAATCAGTAACTTCTACTAGTGAGACACTCATTGATAATTTAGGTGTCTCCAAAAAATTGGGTAATTCTGTCTTAAATGAACTTGATTCGAGGACAACAGAAAAATTAGACGAATTGAAAGAGACACATACTACATTGGCACCAAAAGAAGATACTAATGAGACTAGTTTTGAACAATATTTTGGTATAAAAcataatttacaatttaATAGAATGGACTCAATTGGTCATCATTATATGaataatattccaaaaaCGCCAaccaaaaagaatttaacTGATCAACAATTGCAATCTGAAAGTATCAAGAGACAAAGGGTAGAACAAAATAGCATGGTTAAAAATACTCCAGTAACGGAAATCACAAGACGAATACGAAGATTGAGAATAAGAAATTCAATCGCAAATAACAACAATAGTAACGGTAACAGTAATATCAATTCAGTCAGAAATACCCCATTAAGTAAGCCAAAACCAATGCAACCACCAAGTTTCTTACGGCCGACGTTGAATTCcttaaataaaattaagGAATCATCTCGATCTACCTCGACGTTTGATCTGTCGCGACAAAAATCGACGACGACCAAGACTTTGAATACAAATTCCAAATCGAAACCTGCAACAACTACTACATATAGAAGTACAAGCGGATTACCGAAATCAAGTTCGGTTGCTGTATTTGACAGACTTTATAAACAATCTACGGTGTCTAGGTTGActtcaatgaataatttgaatgataatattaaaaCTAATGCCAAATCAGTCATACCACCACCTACGACGCGATCCAAGATTCAATTTGGTAGAAGTAAGACCAGTTCATCATTATCCagtaatttgaaagattcatcgtcatcttcaAGGCCTGCGTGGAGATAA
- the KAFR0H01180 gene encoding uncharacterized protein (similar to Saccharomyces cerevisiae YBL029C-A; ancestral locus Anc_3.315) — protein MFMFIPIICGVKNWDSPYNTDPRYTGLYCPNCHNLSVEPVKRREFFQIWFIPIVPIYWGKQIRCSICNWRQDFKTDEELNKVVNEQQHIKQNMNMHY, from the coding sequence ATGTTCATGTTTATACCTATAATTTGTGGTGTAAAAAACTGGGATAGCCCTTACAATACAGACCCAAGATATACCGGTCTGTACTGTCCAAATTGTCATAATCTCAGTGTAGAACCAGTAAAGAGACGGGagttctttcaaatttggtTCATACCAATTGTACCAATATATTGGGGTAAACAGATACGATGTTCGATTTGTAATTGGAGACAAGACTTTAAAACTGATGAAGAGTTAAATAAAGTTGTCAACGAACAACAGCAtattaaacaaaatatgaatatgcattattga